The following are from one region of the Juglans regia cultivar Chandler chromosome 10, Walnut 2.0, whole genome shotgun sequence genome:
- the LOC108983288 gene encoding post-GPI attachment to proteins factor 3-like, whose amino-acid sequence MAPLHSILLFFALLCIVRALEASTGDADPIYKACVDQCEKTGCVGEKCFQHCKFSSDGKSIDGPWYLQEPLYLRWKQWDCCTDCRYHCMLSREKEREQLGDRPVKYHGKWPFRRVYGIQEPVAVALSALNLAMQFHGWLSFFILLYYKLPLRPDKKAYYEYTGLWHIYGILSMNAWFWSAVFHSRDVELTEKLDFSSAVAFLGFSLIVALLRAFNVRDEATRVMVAAPLLAFVTTHILYLNFYKLDYGLNLKVCVAMGVVQLLVWSIWAGVTCHPSRWKLWLVILGGGLAMLLEVYDFPPYRGFVDAHALWHATTVPLTYVWWSFIRDDAEFRTSSLHKKMK is encoded by the exons ATGGCTCCGCTTCATTCGATTCTGCTCTTCTTCGCACTTCTTTGTATCGTTCGTGCTCTCGAAGCTAGCACTGGGGACGCTGATCCGATTTACAA GGCTTGTGTGGACCAGTGTGAGAAAACTGGATGCGTAGGAGAGAAATGTTTCCAACATTGTAAATTCTCATCTGATGGAAAATCTATTGATGGTCCATGGTATCTGCAAGAACCACTTTATCTGAGGTGGAAACAATGGGACTGCTGCACTGACTGTAGATACCACTGCATGCTATCtagggagaaagaaagagagcaACTTGGTGATAGGCCTGTCAAATATCATGGGAAATGGCCATTTCGACGTGTTTATGGGATTCAG GAACCTGTTGCCGTTGCTCTGTCTGCCCTCAATCTTGCTATGCAATTTCATGGTTGGCTATCCTTTTTCATCCTTTTATATTACAAATTGCCTTTGAGGCCTGATAAGAAGGCATATTATGAGTATACTGGCTTGTGGCATATCTATGGAATTTTATCGATGAATGCCTGGTTCTGGAGTGCTGTTTTTCACAGTCG AGATGTGGAGTTGACAGAGAAGCTAGATTTTTCATCTGCTGTGGCCTTTCTTGGGTTTAGCCTGATTGTAGCATTACTGCGAGCTTTTAATGTGAGGGATGAAGCTACAAGGGTCATGGTTGCTGCTCCGCTGCTCGCTTTTGTGACAACACATATCTTGTATCTGAACTTCTACAAACTTGATTatg GTTTGAATCTGAAAGTGTGTGTAGCCATGGGTGTTGTCCAACTTCTTGTATGGTCAATCTGGGCTGGTGTCACTTGCCACCCATCCCGCTGGAAATTATGGTTGGTGATTTTGGGTGGTGGCCTTGCAATGCTGTTGGAGGTCTATGACTTCCCACCCTACCGAGGATTTGTCGATGCTCATGCACTTTGGCATGCGACCACTGTCCCTCTCACATACGTCTGGTGGAGTTTTATCAGGGACGATGCAGAGTTTAGGACATCGTCTCTCcacaagaaaatgaagtag